The sequence CAATTGCTTGTCAGTTATCAATTAGGGAAGATCTGGTCAAATAGTGCAGGTTGCAAGTTGAAGTGATCGGGGCAGGATAGGGTTGATTTCTCTAACAATGGTATGCTTGTAACTATATAGGCAACCCTAACCTCATTTAACAATGTGGCACATTAAAATTTGTACTAGGAATAACATGAGttttaaaaattataataaagtGGGAACTTCTTTGTGGTGTGGATTATTGTAACACATTGATGCACGATTGGTAACTGGCTGTTAAATGTATTATCAAGAAGTCCAAGAGTGCCAGAGCTCACTTTCCCTCTTCCTGGCCAACAAGAGTATTAGCTTGAATTTTCCTTTTAACAACACAGAGTGGTCAGCTAGTCACTGAATGAGCTCTAAACACAATACCGATAAAAGCAAACTGAGCCCCATGAGTGTTGGACGACCATGATTTTACGTAAATGTATTGTTAGAGCGTGTCTTCACCCTTTTCTCTGCGTACATCGTGTGCCTTCTCTTGATTTTTTTTGCCTTAAGAAAAATGTTTACAGAGAATGAAACAATAAAGATGGATGGAATGTAGGTATCTTGGTGAATTTACTAAATTACTGGGATATCACCAAGCAAGTGTTTAATTAGTGGTTCAAACTCCAATTCTATTTGCATTATGAGTATGAAAAAAATGATGCATATCATTCAATTAAGGAGTACTATTTGAAATTTCTTCAGATTGTCAGACAAAGTACTTGCATTTCAAATATTAAGTGACGCGATGTCATTGCGAAGGCAAGAAAACAGGGATTGCTGCATGAGAATTTGACATGAACTTACAGTATGTCATGATCGAGAGGTGAGGAAATTTGTAGATCTTCCAACTGGTTTGCAACGACCTCCTGCCTGAAAGGAAGATCTTCAGGGAGTTCTCCTCCTGCTTCACAACAAGCTAGCCCCCTACGCATATGAAATGAAGAAAAGTGTTAGTTAAGGGTTTATGTTAGCTTTAGTACTTTGCTTCCAGAAATGTTAGTGAATATCATAATCAGTTAAAATTTAGGGTTAATAAATGTGCCTGATGATGACATTAGCGCGTAGAGTTCTCATTGTTTTTTTAGtaacaaaatttggtgcaaacaGTGATTTTCCATTGCAGGCATGGACAACGGAAAAGCCTAATCATCATGAATACAAAATGACTCGGTGATATTTTGTTTGATGTATTTAAATTTTCGAATTGTTTATTCAGTATACATTGCAGCAACAAATCAGCGCTCTAGTATATTCTTGAACAGAACTAAGTATTTGTTTAGGAGCAAAACAAGAAACTCCATTGGGCCTTCCCTTTTTCCCATTATCACAACTAGACAGAAGTGAAAGTGTGAAACACCGCCATCCGTGGATTGTACAAAACTCAAAACTGGTACCTTAACTAGATCTATTAATAGAATCATCTTCAGATTTTTCTTTGTCCCCGTCGTGCACGTTCGCGTTGTAGAGCCCCAGATCAGATCAGCCGGACCGAAAGAGCAAGAGGAGCAAATGGGAGAAAGGGCGACACAAGAAGCATGGAAGTATGGAATGAAGATCGCGTTGTCGTTCCAGATTGTTCCTGACCTTGCCCCGAGAGGAGACGAGGGCAGGGTCTCCTTGGTCGGGCGTGAGCGCGGCGTCCGGGTGCGGGTGGACGAGCTCcttgccgccgtccgccgcggctggggcggcctcggcggcgctcATGGCGGGAGTCGGCGAGGTCGTCGATCTGGGAGCGGTGAGGGACTGAGGGTTTAGGCGGAGAGCGAAAGAGACCAGGCGTTGTGGCGGAGGACATCAATCGGCCCATTATTGCCCGTGAGAGTTTTGGGCCCATTGGATTCCTTCCTTCCAGCTAAGAAGGCCTTATAATAACCGGAGGGGGGAGTGTGGCCCATGTGTAACACTGCAGTATTGCCTTGATGTTTCTTGCTCCATCATTTTATACGACTGTCGATTAAagccatgtttagttctcaaaaaattttctGTCACATCGCATCTTCACacacatacatgaagcattaaatacagttgaaaaaataactaattacacagtataactgtttcatacgagatgatttttttaagtctaattagtcaatgattagacattaattatcgAATAAtaatgaaatgtgctacaatatcaaaactcaaacttttttaCGAAGCCTAACATTAACCACATTTGCGCTATTACCTTGATGAAGTAAACCGTCACTTTTCACGAAGTGGGAACTATCCATCCAAGATCATACAAAAGAATATATCCACCACCACTGGAACTAGAAGTGGACCTTAGATCTTGACGAAAAGGGTACAAAGGCTCAAGGGCAAGGCTAGTGCGTGGAGGAAGATCCATGGGTCACCAATAGCCAGCCGACGAGTCCCGCCTATCCTTGGTGTAGGTGCCCACGCCACCTTCATTTGCAAATCTCTTGAAACgggcatttttttttgaaataaaagaaaaaaaagtcttGCTCCATGGGTTGAAGCCACGAACTCAATTGGGCCGGCCCATCTTCGCAGGCCTCGGCCCCACACCCTGCTTCCCCTCTCACGCACCGTGTCTCTGCTAATACTTATTCTTcgaattatgcatctagataaacACTATGTCTAAATATATAgcaaaaattatgcatctaaattTGGTAAAACAATCTACAATtagaaacggagggagtaacaaACTGAGACTAACATTATGGTCATATGGACTGGATAGAACAGAGAACACTATGCATGTGGTgaatttaaataaataaaaagcttaCTGTAATCCTAATCCGAGTCGTATCTGGTGGCAATGACCATAACCCTAATGATACATTTTCATAATTCAACTCAGCCCTTAATAAAATTTCGGTGTGCGGTCCTTTTCTGAGCCTGATTCTTAAACTTTCTACCACTCTTGTCCATTTACCGTCCCTAGCTAGTCATATATAGCTGTTCGCCGATCCACAAGCACTTTATTAGCTGGTCCTGTTTATCAATCCAACAAAAACACACACGATTAATTAAGATCGATCGATGTGTGATTAACATATAGCTTAGATTAATATTTGTGCTAAACATGCTAACAATTTGTGGACGACGTAGTACCTAGCTACTGGAGCAACACATAGTCGGTAGCTAGCTAGGCCGTGTATCCGGTAAAGCCGCCGGCAGTCGGGTGCCACATCCCCGTGCAGAAGGTGCAGTTACTGACTGTGTGATCTGGCCAGATCAATCAACAGAacgaaataaataaaagaagaaagaattagCCCATTTTTTTCACGTAGTGATTGTAGCTGCAGCAGTATTTAGTAGTGATAGTGATGCGCACTCCCTCGGCGCAGCTCGGTGACCATGGTGACGACCCGCTCTGGGCCCCGCGGTTTCCGACGAGCTCCGCGAAGAAGAACCTCTTGGTCTTGTCCGGCATCTTACCGCTGTAGGTGACGTGGAAGTAGATCCTTCTGTCGCCCTCGTCCAGCACCGTGCGGTCCAGGGCGTGGGTGCCGATGCCGTTGATGTCCGAGAGCGTCGCGATGCCCTGCTCGACGCACGGCGAAGAATCGTTAGCTGCTcctaataatatatataaatatatatatagttatatacatatatacataggtgtgtttatatatatatatatatatatatatatatatatatatatatatatatatatatatatatatatagacacacacacacgcatgcAGCTAGCTGCTTTTCCGCGTGAACGGCCAGCGATCAGTTGAAAAACAGGGGATTCATGCATGTACGGCTACTGGTGGAGAAGTTCAACTACGATCATTATCTGCCCTTAGATTATTTTTGCATTTCTTTATTTCGGACAAGTCAGCTACTAGCTAGCCTTTAGAGTGCCAAATACATGAGCGAGCGACTCTCGTCGTACCTGTAGGGGATGGGATTCGATCAGTTACTGATCATGCATTTAGGTAAAACAAACATAGCTTGAACTCCATggtcttttttttctcctacATTGGTAGTCTGGCCTGTTCCAGTACTTAACTAATTGTCCCCTAAATACGATGGGAGTGTCATGGACTGACTGCCGCTCCCAGTTAATTACGTTCTTCAGCTTGTTAATTGGGGTATTCCGTGTTCGCGTTGGACCAGTCGCCGTGATTGTCTGATTGATGGACAAGCCAAAGGCATCGaccccggctgctgctgcttccgcaCTTGTTGGCCGGAGAGACCACAGCGCCGAGTCGGGGCAGGAGGGTGCCCTCGTGCAAGAGAGGATGGCGGCTATGAAGATTCTGCCATCAGGccatggtgccgccgccggcggcggcggctcatcGCTCtcgccaccacctgctgctccATCTCCTCTCACTCTTTCTCTGTAAGTGAAAAGTTTAGACTTTCATTGTTTTCAAATTGTTGATGATATTTTTAATTTGCACGTCATGATTGATGCATCTCTGCAGGCAGAGCAACAGTACTGCTGGTACGCTACTGGTGGATGATGAGGAGCCTGATTCGCCAACATCTCCCGGGTCATGCAGTATTCCACCCGATGGTTACCCTCCACTCGTTAGGTCAGTAACTGAATCCCGCTATCGCTTATTATCAGGCTAGTGTCAGGTTCGCAGTGATTTAGCAATGGGATAGATAGTGGCAAAACTGACGTActagatctctctctctctgtttttttttccagaacCTTTTCTTTCGGCGAATATGGGCCACCGCCACATCCTGTGAATCGAGAGCTGGCTGCATGCTACAACAATGCTAAGAGCAGCTCCACAGCAAGTCCGTGTATGGATGCATCATTCCAACCAATTCAAGAAGGCGACGAGCCTCCTATTTCCGGTGACTTGGGTTACGGTATGTACTCATCTGACTACAGCGTAGAGCCTCGGTTCGCCGTTCGTCAGGCAACTGAGTTTGCAGAGATCGCGCTGCAGTGTCATAACGATGATCCAAGCAACGAggtatgtgtgtgtatataaaCCCCACCAATTATTGATCATTACACAATTTTGCGCCTTTCAATTAACATGCTGCTGAACATTAATGTGCATCTAATTATCAGGTGAAGTATGAACTTGTAAAGGCCACAGTGAGCAGTTACATGTTTGAAGGTAGTGGTAATTACGGCCATGTCAACTTCACCGCCAGGGCAAAGCAAGATGGTTGTTCAGAGGAGCAGCTGTTCTTTGCAGAGCTGAATCTGCGAGGCTTGAAAACTTTGACGTGCTTTCGTTCCTTAGAAGGGAAGGAAGATCGAGTTGGTTAGTCTCTCCttgctcatttgattttgtttATTTGCTTTCTATATACTATAGTTGTTGTCTAACTAACATGTACATGAGATGGTGGCAGGTGGGCGTATGAGGATGGACACGGAAGCCAAAGGTGTACACCTGGAGCACTGTTACGCGTGTGATAATGAACTGAAGCACCCACGGGATGGAGCGTCGTATCAAGCCGGCCATAGGACTGGGCGACTTCAACGCTAGTAATGTCCCTAAGCTGTCTACAGTGGAAGCTGCCACGTGGTCACATGGTTCGAGTGACCGAGTCCTAGACTCGTGTCAGTGTCCACCTATCTTATAACTTGCTTGACCCATGCATGGCAAGAGTATGATGGTCCTGTTTGGTTTTGTGCGCTAGTGAGTGCTAAgaaactttgaccgctaattacgatattaaataaagttagtttacaaaatcaatttCAGAACCCATGCGCTAGGAATCCTGaataatctaatgaggcctctaactgcatgattagaggatagttactgtagcatttacTGTAGtcaattatcaattaattaccgtcattagattcatcacgaaaagttatacccatccctaaaaggttttacaaatagacttcatttagtactccattcATTTGAGTTTTTTTGGGAAATGTGCGCGCTAGAGCGCTAGCGTGTTCCAAACTGGACCTATGTGTGTTAAACATGTGTCTTTTAATAATAAAGTACTCTAAAATAATTATTGTATATATGCACTACTACATAGCGAATCTTTAATCCTCTACATGTGTCACAGCTGATATTGGGCTCTGGACTAATATGAACATTAGTCCTGGTTCCAACGCCTAGGAACAAAGGGCTTTTTAGcccggttggagccactaaCCGAAATTAAAAGTCTATCTTTAGTCccagttggtgttaccacccgggactaaagataGACTTTTACTCCCAGTCTACATGTGACTTTTGAACAAAAAATTGTTTGGATGAAATGAAATCTTATATAGGAGGAGCAACTTCTAAGGGCGTTAAAAGACCTCATAACTAATAATTGCAGTATTGAAAATAAGCATCAATTAGCATGAATGCTATGAGTCGAAGCATGTGTATAGGTTTGACCCAACAAGACCGTTGACATACCAGAGAGGTGTCCAACTTATAGTATACACACACGCACTGTGTGTTGTAGGTTTCAGCACAATAGAAAGGGTGCCTTGCCTGGAGTGTCAGGACTCCAGAGGTAATGACTTCTCAAGGAAGGGCTTTGTTTATGTTGACATTACATCTATTGCTGAGCTCTATAGCTTATATGTATAAACTATACAATATTTGACCATTTGTTGATTTATGTGATCACATATTGCTGTGTTGTGGGGTCAGCAGCTAACAACACTAACTTCGCTACTGGAGAAAATTCTGGTTTAAATTGGTTCCCATTTGCACCCAACCAGTAATTGAGATGTTGCTGGAAGAGTAGGGTTTTTTAGAGGCCAGAAGAATGGTTGTGACactggtctccatattgagtcTGCACAATTTTTAGTTCCTGTTTGCAAGTCTTTGTAGATCTTGTGTTTAGAGCTCTGGACCCCTGTTCCAAAGCTCTTGTTTGTACTGGCTACTATTTTTTCTCCCTCTAACGAAAAACGTGCCAGGCTGGATGGTGAAAAAAGTGTCTGTAGATCTCTGGTAGAGCTGTTGGTCTCATGTTCTTCTGAGGTGGATGTTTTTTCAAAGAACCTCTTCGAAGAGGACATGGAGCTCATTTCACTTAAAAGGAAACAATTGATCTGGTTTATGAGGAAAACTGAGCCCGAAGACTCCGGCTTTGAAGACGGATGTTCTAAACTCTGCCATGTTTGCCGTGCATTATGTGGTATTATGTTGTATGTCATGTATTTATTCATTCAATGGAACAATGTGATTCAGTTTGGGCAGTGCTCCAAAACTCAAATGGGGAAAAAAGAATTCCAGAACTTTTTAGTGCAAATCCTCTGTTCTGTCAGTACAACCATACCTGGATTAAAAGGAAGAAATATTATAGAAATGGACTCATTTCATCAGCACAAGTCCAGCCCACTCTATAGACAATCATTCTAGCAAAGGAGACTGGCATATTGAGGTTTTCATTTCCTGTCCCGTTAATACGTATATACTGTAACAAACGATGCAACAGATAGCAACTGTACCATGATACCAGTGTTCGGACATACAAGGCATTCTATTAAGAACATAAACATAAACATAAAGATGAACAAGCAATCAATGAACACCGACTACTCCTTTCCTCTGTCATTCATTTCCA comes from Panicum virgatum strain AP13 chromosome 4K, P.virgatum_v5, whole genome shotgun sequence and encodes:
- the LOC120703892 gene encoding uncharacterized protein LOC120703892 encodes the protein MDKPKASTPAAAASALVGRRDHSAESGQEGALVQERMAAMKILPSGHGAAAGGGGSSLSPPPAAPSPLTLSLQSNSTAGTLLVDDEEPDSPTSPGSCSIPPDGYPPLVRTFSFGEYGPPPHPVNRELAACYNNAKSSSTASPCMDASFQPIQEGDEPPISGDLGYGMYSSDYSVEPRFAVRQATEFAEIALQCHNDDPSNEVKYELVKATVSSYMFEGSGNYGHVNFTARAKQDGCSEEQLFFAELNLRGLKTLTCFRSLEGKEDRVGGRMRMDTEAKGVHLEHCYACDNELKHPRDGASYQAGHRTGRLQR